The proteins below are encoded in one region of Misgurnus anguillicaudatus chromosome 24, ASM2758022v2, whole genome shotgun sequence:
- the LOC129438204 gene encoding olfactory receptor 52E4-like, translating to MSSNESVLSLILTLHSLELSETSIHSAFIFGLLAYLIILLSNLTVAFTICCNRNLHKPMYILLLNMPINDTIGATSFFPQLLYSIWCQNRSISYSACFLQGLFVHIYGGASYVILTAMACDRYIAICYPLRYSAFMTNNNLLRIITGMWFIHFIIIFVLFLLLLPYKICKTYMDELICYNPSIMKIVCEDTRVNNIYGLFILCFYHIVSLSIVAFTYIHILITCITKKQSDAKNKALQTCGTHLVVFLFLEFNSFFPLIAHRSEYVPAYLRRIFSTSLMVFPPIVNPLVYGFKTKEIRQNIVICFKRRIGSV from the coding sequence ATGTCCTCAAATGAATCTGTTCTGTCATTGATACTGACTCTTCACTCATTGGAGCTATCTGAGACAAGCATTCATTCAGCATTCATATTTGGATTATTGGCATATTTAATAATCTTACTCTCCAATTTAACAGTTGCTTTTACTATTTGCTGTAATAGaaatcttcacaaaccaatgtaCATTTTGTTATTGAACATGCCTATCAATGACACAATAGGTGCAACAAGTTTTTTTCCTCAGCTTTTGTACAGCATTTGGTGTCAGAATAGATCAATTTCCTATTCTGCGTGTTTCCTTCAAGGCCTTTTCGTGCACATATACGGAGGTGCATCTTATGTCATTCTCACAGCTATGGCCTGTGACAGGTATATTGCCATTTGCTATCCGTTAAGATACAGTGCTTTTATGACCAATAATAACTTGTTAAGAATCATAACTGGAATGTGGTTCATTCATTTTATCATTATATTTGTACTTTTCTTGCTGCTTCTGCCCTACAAGATTTGTAAGACCTACATGGATGAGCTTATCTGCTACAATCCATCTATAATGAAAATTGTGTGCGAGGACACGCGAGTAAACAACATCTATggattgtttattttatgtttctatCATATTGTTTCACTTTCTATTGTGGCATTTACTTACATTCATATACTGATCACTTGTATTACAAAGAAGCAGTCTGATGCAAAGAATAAGGCCCTTCAAACGTGTGGTACTCATCTGGTGGTCTTTCTGTTTTTGGAGTTTAACTCTTTTTTCCCTCTTATTGCACATCGATCTGAATATGTTCCAGCGTATCTGCGCAGGATTTTCTCAACATCTCTTATGGTGTTTCCTCCCATTGTGAATCCACTGGTTTATGGTTTTAAAACCAAAGAAATCAGACAGAATATAGTAATTTGCTTCAAGAGAAGAATAGGCAGTGTATGA